One region of Paenarthrobacter ureafaciens genomic DNA includes:
- a CDS encoding thiolase family protein, which translates to MPASSPFTDQSGASGQNDRLADIDPSRQPVIIAALRTPVCRANGALKRLRAADLLAPVLSALMEQTGAEPADVDDVMMGNAVGGGGNVARFAALQAGLPVSVPGITVDRQCGSGLDAIALASRLVAAGGDPLYLAGGVESVSTAPARAHRNDDGGLDFYSRAAFVPPTFGDPDMGVAAENVARHFAISRDRQDDFALRSHQRAVASAAAGTFLAETVPLDVDGRPVTADDGPKPNLRPALMARFPAAFVPEGSVTAANSCFDADAAAAVVVTSLRRARLMGVKDGLLVLDSGTSGVDPQLLGIGAAFAAEQLLARHGMNPEQLDLVEFNEAFASQTLACLDHLGIDAARANLDGGALALGHAYGASGAVLVTRLLAQARRDYELRQREVTGIAMISIAGGMGTAALVKYRRF; encoded by the coding sequence ATGCCCGCATCCAGCCCCTTCACTGACCAGTCCGGGGCGTCGGGGCAGAACGACCGCTTAGCGGACATCGACCCCTCCCGCCAGCCGGTGATCATCGCCGCGCTCCGTACACCGGTATGCAGGGCGAACGGCGCCTTGAAGAGACTCCGTGCCGCCGATCTGCTGGCGCCCGTGTTGTCAGCCTTGATGGAACAAACGGGTGCTGAGCCTGCGGACGTGGACGACGTCATGATGGGCAACGCGGTGGGCGGTGGCGGCAATGTGGCCCGGTTTGCCGCCCTCCAGGCAGGCCTGCCTGTCTCCGTCCCCGGCATCACGGTGGACCGGCAGTGTGGTTCCGGTTTGGACGCCATTGCCCTGGCTTCGCGGCTTGTGGCCGCCGGCGGCGATCCACTGTACCTGGCGGGCGGCGTGGAGAGCGTCAGTACCGCTCCGGCCCGAGCCCACAGGAATGACGACGGCGGACTGGACTTCTACTCGCGGGCCGCCTTCGTGCCGCCTACCTTCGGTGACCCGGACATGGGCGTGGCGGCCGAGAACGTCGCCCGGCACTTCGCGATCAGCCGCGACCGGCAGGACGACTTTGCCCTCCGAAGCCACCAGCGGGCAGTCGCTTCGGCAGCTGCAGGCACCTTCCTTGCCGAAACAGTGCCCTTGGACGTCGACGGCCGGCCAGTAACCGCGGACGACGGCCCCAAGCCCAACCTTCGTCCTGCGCTGATGGCGCGCTTCCCGGCAGCTTTTGTACCGGAAGGTTCCGTCACGGCCGCGAACTCCTGCTTCGACGCTGACGCAGCGGCCGCCGTCGTCGTCACCTCCCTGCGACGGGCCCGCCTCATGGGTGTGAAGGACGGGCTGCTTGTCCTGGACAGCGGCACTTCAGGGGTCGACCCACAGTTGCTCGGCATCGGGGCAGCTTTCGCGGCGGAGCAGTTGTTGGCACGCCACGGCATGAATCCGGAGCAGCTGGACCTGGTCGAATTCAATGAGGCTTTCGCCTCGCAGACGCTGGCTTGCCTCGACCATCTGGGCATTGACGCTGCACGTGCCAACCTCGATGGGGGAGCACTGGCCTTGGGGCATGCCTACGGCGCCTCGGGCGCGGTCCTGGTAACCCGGCTGCTGGCGCAGGCGCGGCGGGACTACGAACTTCGGCAGCGGGAAGTCACGGGTATTGCGATGATCAGCATCGCCGGGGGCATGGGTACCGCGGCCTTGGTGAAGTACCGTCGGTTCTAG